From a single Spongiibacter taiwanensis genomic region:
- the fnr gene encoding fumarate/nitrate reduction transcriptional regulator Fnr: protein MRPAQTSQQCPHNPAVSCSKCRLSAICLPLALESDEIVKLDNIVQRGRPLQKNRHIFREGDEFGSVFAVRSGAVKTYSITDAGEEQVTGFYFPGEVVGLDGIGQNRYANSAVSLETAAICEIPFSQIEQLSGHIPNLRRHFFKLLSSEIVEDQRHITLLSKNTAEERLASLLVSISARQARRGLSSSAFRLPMSRADIGSFLGLTVETVSRVFSRFAKQGLVKIDNKDLSDLNVEGLKAIANVHDEHCAR from the coding sequence ATGCGGCCGGCGCAAACATCCCAGCAATGTCCCCACAACCCGGCGGTCAGTTGCAGCAAATGTCGCCTCAGTGCGATTTGTTTACCCCTGGCCTTGGAAAGCGACGAAATCGTCAAACTCGACAATATCGTCCAGCGTGGGCGCCCCCTGCAAAAGAATCGTCACATCTTCCGCGAGGGTGACGAGTTTGGCTCGGTGTTCGCGGTGCGCTCTGGAGCGGTAAAGACCTACAGCATCACCGACGCCGGTGAGGAGCAAGTCACCGGTTTTTATTTCCCGGGCGAAGTCGTCGGCCTTGATGGCATCGGTCAAAATCGCTATGCCAACTCGGCAGTGAGTCTGGAAACAGCGGCGATCTGTGAAATTCCCTTCTCGCAGATCGAACAACTCAGCGGCCACATTCCCAATCTCCGCCGCCATTTCTTCAAACTGCTTAGCAGTGAGATTGTTGAGGACCAACGCCACATTACCCTGCTGAGTAAAAACACCGCTGAAGAGCGCCTCGCCTCGCTGCTGGTCAGCATTTCCGCACGCCAGGCCCGCCGCGGCCTGTCTTCCAGCGCTTTCCGTCTCCCTATGTCCCGGGCCGACATCGGCAGTTTCCTTGGCTTAACGGTCGAAACCGTCAGCCGGGTATTCAGCCGCTTTGCCAAACAAGGCCTGGTGAAGATCGACAACAAAGACCTCAGCGACCTCAACGTGGAAGGGCTTAAAGCGATAGCCAACGTTCACGACGAACACTGCGCCCGCTAA
- a CDS encoding cbb3-type cytochrome oxidase subunit 3, producing the protein MEQDTLRALSTLLVFSAFVSLSISIYWRGRKSYFDQAAKLPFADEFPREDSPND; encoded by the coding sequence ATGGAGCAAGATACCCTCCGCGCCCTGTCGACACTGCTGGTTTTTAGCGCCTTTGTTTCACTGAGCATCAGCATCTACTGGCGGGGCCGCAAATCCTATTTCGATCAAGCCGCCAAATTGCCGTTTGCCGATGAGTTCCCCCGGGAGGACAGCCCCAATGACTAA
- the ccoN gene encoding cytochrome-c oxidase, cbb3-type subunit I codes for MSSAPSHPVYNYRVVQQFTVMTVIWGIVGMAVGVLLAAQLVWPQLNFDTPWLSFGRLRPLHTNAVIFAFGGCALMASSFYVVQRTCQARLISDSLAAFVFWGWQLVILLAAISLPLGFTSAKEYAELEWPIDILITVVWVVYAIVFFGTIMKRKTAHIYVANWFFGAFIVTVAVLHIVNSLAIPVTLTKSYSLYAGAVDAMIQWWYGHNAVGFFLTAGFLGMMYYFVPKQAERPVYSYRLSIVHFWALVSVYIWAGPHHLHYTALPDWAQSLGMVMSLILLAPSWGGMINGIMTLSGAWHKLRTDPILRFLVVSLSFYGMSTFEGPMMSIKTVNSLSHYTDWTIGHVHSGALGWVAMISIGMVYHLVPVLFNKPKMYSTGLINTHFWMSTIGTVLYISSMWVNGIVQGLMWRAYNADGSLTYSFAESVLASHPGYVVRLIGGVIWLAGMILMAWNVWKTIAAEQSETAAGKLVEAQA; via the coding sequence ATGAGTTCAGCGCCTAGTCATCCAGTCTACAACTACCGCGTGGTCCAGCAATTCACCGTGATGACGGTAATCTGGGGCATTGTCGGCATGGCCGTCGGCGTACTGCTGGCGGCCCAGTTGGTCTGGCCCCAGCTTAATTTCGATACCCCCTGGCTGAGCTTCGGCCGCCTGCGGCCCCTGCACACCAATGCGGTTATTTTCGCCTTTGGCGGCTGCGCCTTGATGGCATCGTCATTTTATGTGGTGCAACGGACCTGTCAGGCCAGACTGATCTCCGACTCCCTGGCCGCCTTTGTGTTCTGGGGCTGGCAGTTGGTGATTCTACTGGCCGCCATCAGCCTTCCCCTCGGCTTTACCAGCGCCAAGGAGTACGCCGAACTGGAATGGCCGATTGATATTCTGATCACTGTCGTTTGGGTGGTCTACGCCATCGTCTTTTTTGGCACCATCATGAAGCGTAAAACAGCTCACATCTATGTGGCCAACTGGTTCTTTGGCGCCTTTATAGTGACGGTGGCGGTGCTGCATATCGTGAACAGTCTGGCGATCCCGGTGACCTTGACCAAGTCTTATTCCCTCTACGCTGGCGCCGTGGACGCCATGATCCAATGGTGGTACGGCCACAACGCAGTGGGCTTTTTCCTCACCGCGGGCTTTCTGGGGATGATGTACTACTTCGTACCCAAGCAGGCGGAACGCCCGGTTTACTCATACCGTCTTTCCATCGTCCACTTCTGGGCGCTGGTATCGGTATACATCTGGGCGGGCCCTCACCACCTTCATTACACTGCGCTACCCGACTGGGCCCAAAGCCTCGGGATGGTCATGTCACTGATTCTTCTCGCACCCAGCTGGGGCGGCATGATCAACGGCATAATGACCCTGTCAGGTGCCTGGCATAAACTGCGTACCGACCCCATCCTGCGGTTTCTCGTGGTCTCTTTATCCTTCTACGGTATGTCGACCTTTGAAGGGCCCATGATGTCGATCAAGACCGTCAACTCCCTGTCCCATTACACCGACTGGACCATCGGCCACGTTCACTCCGGCGCCCTTGGCTGGGTGGCGATGATCTCCATCGGCATGGTGTATCACCTGGTGCCAGTGCTGTTCAACAAACCCAAGATGTACAGCACTGGCCTGATCAACACCCACTTCTGGATGTCGACCATCGGCACGGTGTTGTACATCTCCTCCATGTGGGTCAACGGCATTGTTCAGGGCCTGATGTGGCGGGCCTACAACGCCGATGGCTCGCTGACCTACAGCTTCGCCGAATCGGTTCTGGCAAGTCATCCCGGCTATGTGGTGCGCCTGATTGGCGGTGTTATCTGGTTGGCCGGCATGATCCTGATGGCCTGGAATGTCTGGAAAACCATCGCTGCTGAACAATCTGAAACCGCTGCTGGCAAACTGGTGGAGGCGCAGGCATGA
- the ccoP gene encoding cytochrome-c oxidase, cbb3-type subunit III produces MTNFWSAWIIVITAVSFVLICWLLFSNRKIDKGGETTGHIYDGIEEFDNPLPAWWIKLFVVSIVFGAGYLLAYPGLGSFPGLLKWSSTGQWQAAVDEANAKFEDLYSGFEAQPIAALATDRDAMRIGRRLFDNNCAICHGANAEGGYGFPNLTDNDWLYGDAPDQIVTSIRQGRSGLMPAWASILGDEGLDNMTRYVASLSDDAASPAPDTRQQFVAMCSGCHGADGKGNIAMGAPDLTDNIWLYGGDAGKIKQSIANGRAGKMPAHGDILGDAKIHLLAAYVYHLSQGAGGAK; encoded by the coding sequence ATGACTAACTTCTGGAGCGCCTGGATTATTGTCATCACTGCTGTTTCCTTCGTGTTGATCTGCTGGCTGCTGTTCAGCAACCGAAAAATCGACAAGGGCGGTGAAACCACAGGTCATATTTATGATGGCATTGAGGAATTTGATAACCCGCTGCCCGCTTGGTGGATCAAACTATTTGTGGTAAGCATTGTATTTGGCGCGGGCTACCTGCTGGCTTACCCCGGCCTGGGCAGCTTTCCCGGTCTGTTGAAATGGAGTTCAACCGGCCAGTGGCAGGCCGCCGTGGACGAGGCCAATGCCAAGTTTGAAGACTTGTACAGCGGCTTTGAGGCGCAGCCCATTGCCGCCCTGGCGACGGATCGAGACGCGATGCGCATTGGCCGACGGCTGTTCGACAACAACTGCGCCATCTGTCACGGCGCCAATGCCGAAGGCGGCTATGGCTTTCCCAATCTCACCGACAACGACTGGCTTTATGGCGACGCGCCTGACCAGATTGTGACCTCCATTCGTCAGGGGCGTAGCGGCCTGATGCCCGCCTGGGCAAGCATTCTCGGCGACGAGGGGCTAGACAACATGACCCGCTACGTCGCCAGCCTGTCGGATGACGCGGCATCCCCCGCCCCAGACACCCGGCAGCAGTTTGTTGCGATGTGCAGTGGCTGCCACGGTGCCGACGGGAAAGGCAATATCGCCATGGGCGCCCCCGATCTGACCGACAACATCTGGCTCTATGGCGGCGACGCCGGCAAGATAAAGCAGAGTATCGCCAATGGCCGCGCCGGGAAAATGCCCGCCCACGGCGACATTCTCGGCGATGCCAAAATTCATCTGCTGGCGGCCTACGTCTACCATCTCTCCCAGGGAGCCGGTGGCGCAAAATGA
- the ccoG gene encoding cytochrome c oxidase accessory protein CcoG, translating to MTAMHPPTRQGSDAASSLDKAAIDATSTDSPRIPAVELAPAEVGEIDLYQKREKIYTRKIEGFFQRLRLFTGWPLLIGYFLLPWLRWDGHQAVLFDLPARKFHILGLTFWPQDMTLLAWVLIVAAFGLFTITNFAGRVWCGYTCPQTVWTSIFMWLEQKSEGTRNQRIKLDARPWNLEKLRKKGLKHALWMGFALLTGFTFIGYFTDIRGLLMDFTQWQVNPWALSWTVFFTLATYINAGWMREQVCLYMCPYARFQSVMFDPDTLVISYDQDRGEPRGSRKRGTKGSPNQGDCIDCRLCVQVCPTGIDIRNGLQYQCIGCALCVDACNSVMEKMGYAKGLIRYASENSLQHKPSRILRPRLIGYTTVLVVMAALLILQLASRTLIEFSVIRDRQALYSVAADDHIENHYTIKVANKGSTLQHFQLHMDTDAPLEIHGNSRISVPGGELMELPLRIRMKPGSHPAERTEVRLTLVGEQSEAESATVSTSFYTPPANQADRRAGSTSQ from the coding sequence ATGACGGCCATGCATCCGCCGACCCGGCAAGGCAGCGATGCCGCCTCCTCTTTGGATAAGGCGGCCATCGACGCAACATCAACCGACAGCCCGCGCATTCCCGCGGTTGAGCTGGCGCCGGCAGAAGTCGGCGAGATCGACCTTTATCAAAAGCGCGAAAAGATTTACACCCGCAAGATCGAGGGCTTTTTCCAGCGCCTGCGGTTGTTCACTGGCTGGCCACTATTGATCGGCTATTTCCTGCTGCCCTGGCTACGCTGGGACGGTCACCAGGCAGTTCTGTTCGATTTGCCTGCCCGTAAATTTCACATTCTGGGGCTTACCTTCTGGCCTCAGGATATGACCCTGCTGGCCTGGGTGCTGATCGTGGCCGCCTTCGGCTTATTCACGATCACCAATTTTGCCGGGCGGGTGTGGTGTGGCTACACCTGCCCACAAACTGTCTGGACCAGTATTTTTATGTGGCTGGAGCAGAAGTCCGAGGGCACCCGCAACCAGCGCATCAAGCTCGACGCGCGCCCGTGGAATCTGGAAAAGCTGCGCAAGAAGGGGCTCAAACATGCTCTGTGGATGGGCTTTGCCTTGCTGACCGGGTTCACCTTTATCGGCTATTTCACCGATATTCGCGGGCTGTTGATGGACTTCACCCAGTGGCAGGTCAACCCGTGGGCCCTGTCGTGGACGGTATTCTTTACCCTCGCTACCTATATCAATGCAGGCTGGATGCGCGAGCAGGTGTGCCTTTACATGTGCCCCTACGCCCGCTTTCAGTCGGTCATGTTCGACCCCGACACGCTGGTCATCAGTTACGATCAAGACCGAGGCGAGCCCAGGGGCAGCCGCAAGCGCGGCACTAAAGGGTCGCCCAACCAGGGCGACTGCATTGACTGTCGACTGTGTGTGCAGGTCTGCCCCACCGGTATCGATATCCGCAATGGCCTGCAATACCAGTGTATCGGCTGCGCCTTATGCGTTGATGCCTGCAACTCGGTGATGGAAAAAATGGGCTACGCCAAGGGCCTGATCCGCTACGCCTCGGAAAACAGTCTGCAGCACAAACCCTCCCGTATCCTGCGGCCGCGCCTTATTGGCTACACCACGGTACTTGTGGTCATGGCGGCGCTGTTAATACTGCAACTGGCATCGCGCACCCTGATTGAGTTCAGCGTAATTCGCGATCGCCAAGCCCTGTATAGCGTGGCGGCCGATGACCACATTGAAAATCACTACACCATCAAGGTGGCCAACAAAGGCAGTACGCTACAGCATTTTCAATTGCATATGGATACGGATGCGCCATTGGAAATCCATGGCAATTCGCGAATCAGTGTTCCTGGTGGCGAGCTGATGGAGCTGCCCCTGCGCATCAGGATGAAGCCCGGGAGCCACCCGGCAGAACGCACAGAAGTTCGCCTGACCTTGGTGGGCGAGCAGTCTGAAGCCGAGTCTGCCACCGTCAGTACCAGCTTCTATACACCCCCTGCCAACCAGGCTGACCGGCGAGCCGGCAGCACTAGCCAGTGA
- the ccoO gene encoding cytochrome-c oxidase, cbb3-type subunit II: MKHDVVEKNIGLMIVLIIVAISFGALVELVPLFFQKQTTEPVAGLKPLNALQLSGRDVYIREGCHVCHSQMIRPLRSETERYGHYSVAGEHVYEHPFLWGSKRTGPDLARVGGRYSDEWHRAHLNNPRDVVPESIMPAYPWLASAELDPNLVAKKMIALNKVGVPYTETDINGAAALVSGKTEMDAVVAYLQQLGHLIKYKR, translated from the coding sequence ATGAAACACGACGTCGTCGAAAAAAACATTGGCTTGATGATTGTGCTGATCATCGTCGCCATCAGCTTTGGCGCCCTGGTCGAGCTGGTCCCCCTGTTTTTCCAGAAGCAAACCACCGAACCGGTAGCTGGCCTCAAACCGCTCAATGCCCTGCAACTCAGTGGTCGGGACGTTTACATCCGTGAGGGCTGCCATGTGTGCCACTCACAGATGATACGGCCGCTGCGCTCTGAGACTGAGCGTTATGGCCACTACTCCGTCGCCGGTGAGCATGTCTATGAGCACCCTTTCTTGTGGGGTTCAAAACGCACCGGACCGGACCTGGCCCGGGTGGGTGGTCGCTACAGCGATGAGTGGCACCGCGCCCATCTCAATAACCCCCGGGATGTAGTGCCCGAATCGATCATGCCCGCGTATCCCTGGCTGGCCTCCGCCGAGCTCGACCCGAACTTGGTGGCCAAGAAGATGATCGCCCTGAATAAAGTCGGTGTGCCCTACACCGAGACCGATATTAACGGCGCCGCCGCGCTGGTCTCGGGAAAAACCGAAATGGATGCCGTGGTTGCCTACCTGCAACAGCTCGGTCATCTGATCAAGTACAAGCGATAA
- a CDS encoding Yip1 family protein translates to MPLTISNPLGFLLSPRQQWQRVAQVRDTQWVGKLAYPLILAIGPCLAWYYGSSEIGWSVGGGETVRLTQHSATQIVVAFYLAMLASLAVIGYFIHWMSATYGATSTPLKGIVLASYTATPLFAAGLIGFYPLFWLDLVLGIAALGWSVYLLYVGIPIAMSIPEDRGFFYASAVIAICMVIFMALMGAVVILWDIGMMPVFTHR, encoded by the coding sequence ATGCCGCTTACCATCAGCAATCCCCTCGGTTTTCTCCTATCGCCCCGACAGCAATGGCAGCGCGTCGCCCAGGTTCGGGATACCCAATGGGTCGGCAAACTCGCCTATCCGCTGATTCTCGCCATTGGCCCCTGCCTGGCCTGGTACTACGGCAGCAGCGAAATCGGTTGGTCCGTGGGTGGCGGTGAGACCGTGCGCCTCACTCAACACAGCGCCACTCAGATCGTGGTCGCCTTTTACCTGGCCATGCTGGCGTCACTGGCAGTGATTGGTTATTTCATACACTGGATGTCCGCCACCTACGGCGCCACCTCAACCCCGCTGAAGGGAATCGTTCTTGCCAGTTATACCGCCACACCCCTGTTCGCTGCGGGCTTGATTGGCTTCTATCCGCTGTTCTGGCTGGACCTGGTGCTTGGCATTGCCGCATTGGGCTGGTCAGTCTACCTGCTGTATGTCGGTATCCCCATCGCCATGAGCATCCCTGAAGACCGCGGGTTCTTTTATGCCTCCGCGGTGATTGCCATTTGCATGGTCATCTTTATGGCACTGATGGGCGCAGTCGTCATCCTCTGGGATATCGGCATGATGCCGGTATTTACTCACCGCTAA